In the genome of Bacillus thuringiensis, the window TTTTAACAGAAGTAAAAGAGGAGGAAAGAGTATGAATAACTATCTTCGTAAATTAGTGGAGGGTCAACATTTAACAGAAGAGGAAATGTATAAAGCAGGACTACTTTTATTAAGTGAAAACATATTAGAAAGTGAAATTGCAGCTTTCTTAGTCTTACTGAAAGCGAAAGGTGAAACTGCAGAAGAAATATACGGTCTCGTTCGGGCTCTTCGCGAAAAGGCATTGCCGTTTTCGAACCATATACAAGGAGCAATGGACAATTGCGGGACGGGTGGTGACGGTGCCCAAACGTTTAATATTAGTACAACATCGGCATTTGTACTGGCAGGAGCTGGCGTAAAGGTTGCAAAACATGGTAATCGAGCTGTTTCTAGTAAAACAGGAAGTGCAGATTTATTAGAAGAACTCGGTGTAAATATTAGCAGTACCCCAAACGAAATTGATTATTTATTAGAGCATGTCGGCATCGCATTTTTATTCGCACCAGCGATGCACCCAGCATTAAGACGCATTATGAAAATAAGAAAAGAATTGAATGTGCCGACGATTTTTAACTTAATTGGTCCTTTAACAAATCCGGTAAATTTAGAAACACAATTTGTCGGCATTTATAAACGAGATATGTTACTACCAGTTGCGCAAGTATTACAGAAGCTGGGAAGAAAACAAGCGCTTGTCGTAAACGGAAGTGGATTTTTAGATGAAGCATCATTACAAGGGGAAAATCACGTAGTCCTTTTAAAAGATAATGAAATAGTAGAAATGAGTATTGATCCAGAAAAGTATGGTTTTTCAAGAGTGAAAAATGAAGAAATTAGAGGGGGGAATTCAAAAGAAAATGCAAAGATCACAGTCGGCGTATTGAGCGGAGAAAAGAGTGTTTATCGCGATACAGTTTTATTAAATGCAGGTCTAGCCCTTTTCGCAAATGGAAAAACAGAAACGATTGAGGAAGGAATTAAACTAGCGGCACATAGCATTGACTCTGGAAAAGCATTAACCAAATTAAACTTATTAATTGCAGCAAGCAACGAAAAATTAGAAAGGGTGAACTAAAGTGGGGACGATTTTAGATGAAATTGTAGAACAGAAGAAAAAGGAAGTTGCGGAGTTATATGAAATATATACACCCGTAAAAGCAAAAAGAAAGACACATTCACTTGTAGAAGCGTTACAGCAGTTTACTGTCATTGCAGAAGTAAAGCGAGCATCACCATCAAAAGGAGATATCAATTTACACGTTGACGTACGAAAACAAGTGGGAATATACGAAGACTGCGGGGCAGGAGCAGTATCTGTTTTAACAGATGGTCAATTTTTTAAAGGATCGTTTCACGATTTACAAACAGCAAGAGAAGAAAGTAACATTCCGCTTTTATGTAAAGATTTCATAATCGATAAGATTCAAATCGATAGAGCGTATGAAGCGGGAGCAGATATTATTTTACTAATCGTAGCAGCGTTAACGAAAGAGAAGTTAAAAGAGTTGTATAGCTACGTGTTAGAAAAAGGATTAGAAGCGATTGTTGAAGTTCATGATGAACAGGAATTAGAAACTGCGATTGTATTAAATCCGCACGTTATTGGCATTAATAATCGTAATTTAAAAACGTTCGAAGTAGATTTAAGCCAAACTGAAAAGCTTGGAAAAAGATTGAATGAGGAGAAACTACTTTGGATTAGTGAAAGTGGCATTCATTCAAAAGAAGATATTATTCGTGTTAAAAGAGCTGGAGCCAAAGGTGTATTAGTTGGAGAGGCGCTTATGACATCATCTTCTATTAATAGTTTTTTTGAAGATTGTAAGGTGAATATATGAAAGTGAAAATTTGCGGCATCACTGATGTGGAAACAGCGAAAAGTGCGTGCGAATATGGCGCAGATGCACTCGGATTTGTTTTTGCAGAAAGTAAACGGAAAATCACTCCAGAGAGAGCGAAAGAAATTATTCAGGAGCTTCCAGCCAACGTGTTAAAAATCGGTGTTTTCGTAAATGAATCAGTAGAAGTGATCCAGAAAATTGCAGATGAGTGTGGGTTAACACATGTACAACTACATGGGGATGAAGACAATCATCGAATTAGAAGATTGAATATTCCGTCTATAAAAGCTCTCGGAGTGACTTCGGAGGACGATATGAAAAATGCTCAAACATATGAAACGGATTATATATTGTTTGATAGTCCGAAAGAAAAGTTTCACGGGGGAAATGGAAAGAAATTTTCATGGGAGTTACTCGCACATATGCCAAAAGAGTCGCGAGAGAAAACGATATTAGCTGGTGGATTAAATGCTCTTAATATAGAAGAAGCAATTCGAACTGTTCGGCCTTATATGGTTGATGTGAGCAGCGGAGTAGAGATAGAAGGAAAAAAAGATGTAGAGAAAATAAAACAATTTATTATAAAAGCGAAGGAGTGTTCCAAATGAACTACGCATATCCAGATGAAAAAGGACATTACGGTATATACGGAGGAAGATACGTTCCAGAAACGTTAATGCAATCTGTACTAGAACTAGAAGAAGCATATAAAGAAGCGATGCAAGATGAGGCATTTCAAAAGGAATTAAATCATTATTTAAAAACGTACGTTGGAAGAGAAACACCGCTTTATTTCGCTGAAAATATGACGAAGTATTGCGGAGGTGCAAAGATTTATTTAAAACGTGAAGATTTGAATCATACAGGAGCTCATAAAATTAACAATACAATTGGTCAGGCACTTCTTGCGGTGCGAATGGGTAAGAAAAAAGTTGTCGCTGAAACAGGAGCTGGACAACACGGAGTTGCAACAGCTACTGTATGTGCTCTTCTCGGGTTAGAATGCGTCATTTTTATGGGAGAAGAAGATGTAAGACGTCAAAAATTAAATGTGTTCCGAATGGAATTACTCGGAGCGAAAGTAGAAAGTGTAGCAGCAGGTAGCGGTACATTAAAAGATGCGGTAAACGAGGCGCTTCGTTACTGGGTTTCACATGTGCATGATACGCATTACATTATGGGATCTGTTCTCGGACCACATCCATTCCCGCAAATTGTCCGTGATTTCCAAAGTGTAATTGGGAATGAGACGAAAAAACAATATGAAGAATTAGAAGGGAAATTACCAGAAGCAGTCGTTGCTTGCATTGGTGGTGGGAGTAACGCGATGGGTATGTTTTATCCGTTCGTACATGATGAAGAAGTTGCTCTTTACGGCGTAGAGGCAGCTGGAAAAGGCGTTCATACAGAAAAGCATGCAGCCACTTTAACGAAAGGAAGCGTCGGTGTTTTACACGGATCAATGATGTATCTTCTGCAAAATGAAGAAGGGCAAATTCAAGAAGCACACTCTATTTCAGCAGGACTCGATTATCCAGGTGTTGGTCCAGAACATAGCTTGCTAAAAGATATTGGCCGCGTTTCTTATCATTCGATAACAGACGAAGAAGCATTAGAAGCATTTCAATTATTAACGAAAAAAGAAGGCATTATCCCGGCCCTAGAAAGTTCACATGCTGTCGCATACGCCTTAAAATTAGCTCCGCAAATGAAGGAAGATGAAGGACTTGTTATTTGTTTATCTGGCCGCGGCGATAAAGATGTAGAGAGTATAAAACGTTATATGGAAGAGGTGTAAAAAATGGGAGTAGAAAAAATTAAAGCAGCGTTTGAAAATGGCAAGAAAGCATTTATTCCGTACGTAATGGGCGGAGATGGTGGACTTGAGAAATTAAAAGAAAGAATTCGTTTTCTAGATGAGGCTGGAGCAAGCATCGTTGAAATTGGTATTCCGTTTTCAGATCCAGTCGCAGATGGTCCAACGATTCAAAGAGCAGGAAAGCGAGCGTTAGATAGCGGTGTAACATTAAAAGGCATTTTTCAAGCTTTAGCGGAAGTAAGGAAAGAAGTACAAATGCCATTTGTTCTTATGACATATTTAAATCCGGTACTTGCATTCGGAAAAGAGCGATTCATCGAGAACTGTATGGAAGCAGGTGTAGACGGCATCATCGTACCAGACTTACCGTATGAAGAACAAAATATTATTGCTCCGTTACTTCGAGAGGCAAACATTGCGCTCATTCCACTCGTTACCGTAACGAGCCCTATTGAAAGAATTGAAAAAATTACGAGTGAATCAGAAGGGTTCGTTTATGCTGTTACAGTAGCGGGCGTAACGGGAGTACGTCAAAACTTTAAAGAGGAGATTCATAGTTACTTAGAAAAAGTAAAATCACACGTCAACTTACCAGTAGTCGCTGGATTTGGCATTTCAACAAAAGAACATGTAGAAGAAATGGTTACAATATGCGACGGAGTTGTCGTTGGAAGTAAGATCATTGAGCTTTTAGAAAATGAAAAGCGAGAAGAAATATGTGAATTAATATATGCAACAAAACAAAAAGAAGAGGCGTAGTCTCTTCTTTTTGTTTTGCGTAATAAATGTTAAAATATACAGAAAATACATATAATTCAGAGGGTGAGAAGGCATGCTAAGACGGAAATTACTATATCTTCTTTTAACTGTACCACTATACGCTTGGCTCATTAGCATGACGAAAATAGAGTTGATGGCTCTATTTTTAGGATATGTATTCATCTTTTCAAATTTAAATCGCATTCAAGAACAGTCTATTTTAGAAATATGTATATTTTCGATTAGTGTAGAATTATTTAGTATCGTTTCGATTGTATTATTAAACGAATTATTCAGGTGGATTCATTCATTTGAATTAATGAAATTTGGAAATATTGTATTGCAAGTAATATGTGCTTATATTGTGTTTGTTGTGTTAGATAAAATAGTCGGACAGCAGACAGTTTTTCAGGATAATAGAAAATGGGAGTGATTTAAAAAAGGAGCTAAACGGCTCCTTTTTTAAATCTGTTGTAAAAACAATTGAAAATTATGACATCTGTTATATAATAGTTAAAAATTGTATTTTATAACGAAATGAGATGATAACATGGTCATATTGTTGGCACTTATCCCAATTATAATGATTTTCATTTGTTTATTTTTATTTAAACAAACGTCATTAAGGTCTTCGTTAATTTCTTATGCTGTGTCTGTTGGAATCGTTTTACTCTCGCCAACGTTTCGATTAGGGATAAGTGAAACTGTGCACGCAACGATTAAAGGGTGGTTAATTTGTTTTATTGTCGGGTACGTTTTATTTTTCGGTATTTTTTTATTTCACCTCATGAACAAAATGGGGTACATCGATCAAGTAGCACGTTTTCTAGAAGAAGTTACTCAGGATCGCTTATTACAAATGCTGCTTATGTGTTTTGGCATTTGCCCGCTTATTGAATCAGTAAGTGGATTCGGTATCGGCTTCATGGTTGCAGCACCTATTTTTCTTTCACTAGGATATAAACCATTTCAAGCTGTACTGCTCTCATTTATCGGCTTACTAGCTAGTTCATGGGGCGCAATGGCAACTGGTACGATTATCGGTTCGCAGCTAATAAATATGCCTCTTACAACACTTGGTACAAATACAGCGCTATTAAGTATTCCGATGTTTGCTTACTTTATTATTCTTTCTTTACACGTTGTTGGCGGCTGGCAAGCGATTATAGAAAAGTGGAAAGAAGGAGTAGGATTCTTTCTATTATTTTCTCTCGGAATCTATCTTTCTAACGCATACGTAAGCGTGGAACTAGCCGGGATATTAAGTTCTATCGTTACGATTACATTTGGCTTTCTTATCATTAAATTAAAAGGAAAAAGTGGGCAAAATCTTATAACAGAACATGCGGCTGCAACGGAGAGAGAAGTATCCATTATAAAAATTATTAGCCCTTATATATTTCTAACAGTTTGTATTTTACTTTCTCGCCTCGTTCCAGCATTACATGATTTGTTCAGATCATATGCGGTTCTTGATTTGAAATCATACTCTTACAAACTAGAGTTACTATATTCACCAGGATTTTGGCTCGGTATGACTTGCTTATTTACTATTATTTTCTTCCGCATCCCGTCTAATATTATTAAACAATCACTCTTGCAAACGATCAAACAATGGATTCCTTTTGCGATTACGACGACAATGTTTATCGCCATTTCAGAACTAATGGGTGCATCAGGCATGCATTCATTACTCGCAAAGACAGCTGGTGAAACATTTGGAACCTTTTTCGTTTTCGTTGCTCCGTTTATTGGCGCTATTGGTGGATTTTTAACAGGTAGTAACGCAGGATCAAATGCAATGTTTATAAAACTACAAATGCAAACCGCACAAAACGTAGCACTCCCGTGGCAATATGTCACAACACTTCAAAACACTGCATCATCAGTAGCGACAATCGCTTGTCCATCACGGATTACACTAGGTGCTTACTTATGTAATATCCCTTACCGTGAAAATGAACTATTAAAGAAGACGACGTTAATGATCTTTGGTGCGGTATTACTTATAGTAGTGGAAGTTATTTTCTGGTATATGTTGAGAAATTGAAAATTCTCCTATATTTAGGAGGATTTTCTTTGTTACTGGATAATGCTTTAAATTATGAAAAGCTGCTACTAAATGAATAGGAGATGAAATGTATGGCACTAAAAAACTACGGCGTGTTAAAAGGTACAGCTATACAATCAAAGATAGGAAAAGGGTAACTAACTGTTACAATTTATTTAGCTAATTATAACTAAAGTGAATTAAATATATCAGTAAGCCCTGCCAGTCAAGTGGTTGGCTAGCGGGCGGGGGAACTGCGGGCAATTTCTAAATATGATTGAACAACAACGTGGCTAGAAATGGTGAACGTGCATGCTGCGAAATCAGAAAAAATCAATCAGATGGCGCAAGGTTAAATCCTAAACACTAGAACAATGGATCTTCCGCCTCGAATCATCTAAGTCAACATGGATAAGATGAACGTTCAACGACTATCTCGTATAACTGACGAGAGTACATCACAAGCTTATGGTGGTGGGAAAATCCTCTATCTCTAAGTAGATAAATATATAGTCTGCGCTCATGTGAAAATATGAGAAGTTCATAAGAGAACTGGCTAAGGAATTGCGCCCTTAGTTGAACGAGATACATTTGATTAAATCTATCAAATCTCATTGAATCTATCGAACGTATGTGCTACGATAAGTTTAATGAGGTAAGAATAATAATGAAATTTTTACGAGTTAGTCAAGTATCAGAATTAACAGGTTTGCATCCGAGGAGTCTTACGAGAATGCTGGTGGAACACGCTACGATTCAGAAGAACAAATCTTTCATTAAAGGAGTTACATTCTGATGATATTGGCGAAGAAAGTTAGACTGATTCCAACGCCTGAACAAGAAAAAGTGCTGAGAAACCATGCTGATGCTGCAAGATTTACTTATAACTATTGTAAAAGAATGAGTGATAGATACTATAAGCTATTTGGAAAATCTGTTTCACAGTTAGCTTTACAGAAACGATTTACAAAGATCAAGAAGCGAAAGAGATATGAGTGGTTAAAAGGCATTAATGCACAAGTGCCAAAACAGGCTTCAAAAGATTTTGATATGGCGAGAAAACATTCGTTCAAAAAGTACAAAAATGGTTATCACACTTCTTATAAATCCAAAAAAGATGTAATCCAAGGATTTTATGCCAATTATGAAAGACTAGTTATAGGAAAGAAAGTAGTTCATATTCAGTCTATTGGAGAAGTGAAAACAAGCCAACAACTACCAAGAAACAAAAAACCATCCAATCCAAGAGTTACATTTGACGGTCGTCACTGGTGGATTAGTGTGGGGTTCCAAGAAGATTTTGAATTCCAAGAACTAACCAATGAGTCGATTGGTGTGGATGTTGGGTTAAAAGAGCTGTTTGTAGCTTCTAATGGTATGAAAGAACGAAATATAAACAAAGATGCCAAGGTTAAAAAACTTTTGAAAAGGAAAAAGTCAGCACAAAGAGATATGTCTAGGAGATTTAAAAAAGGTGTAAAAATTCAATCTGCCGGATATGAAAAAGCGAAAGCTGAGCACCTGCGGTTATCTAGGAAAATTACGAATATCCGAAATAACCATATCCACCAAGCAACAGCTAAATTGGTGAAAACCAAACCAATGAGGATTGTTGTGGAAGACTTATCTATCTCAAACCTGTTAAAAAACAAAAAACTATCGAAAGCATTTTCCTTTCAAAAATTAAACTTCTTCTTTCAATGTTTATCATACAAGTGCGAGAAGTATGGCATTGCGTATGTAAAAGCTGATAAATGGTTCGCCTCAAGCAAGATTTGCTCATGTTGCGGCGTGAAATACGACCATTCAGTTCAACCAGAAGGACAGTGGAGTTTAAAAATACGTGAGTGGTGTTGTGCTTCATGCAATAGCCATCACGATCGGGATGTAAATGCGTCGATAAATTTATCAAGATGGGTAAAATTAAATGCTTGATAATAGGAGGTAACGATACTGCCTCGTGTGGAGTGTTATACCCCTCGTCCCTTTGGGGTTGCGAGAACACTTTGAAGCACTAATTTGTGTAAATTTGATTGAATTGTATAGATTTAGTTAAGTTTATCGTATCGGAAAACTCCTCATTATCAAGTTCATTTACAAGATGAAGCAGGAGTAGATTATCGTATTGCAATTAACGTGAAATCGCAAAGTTATCCGTCAGAAGTTTTATATTTTGCGAGCGACAATATTCATTCAGAAGCAATTCATATTTTACCGACATTACCATTCGGTTTTACAGAAATAAAAAACAATGAACCGAAAGTAGCTTTAGACTACGTAAGAGGTAATGTATTTGATTCGAAACAAATGATTCCTTTACCTGCTGAAAAAGCAGGAGTAGATAATGATTTAAATGAAAAAATAGAACGTTATATAAAACGAGCAATAGAAGAAAAAGCGATTATTTACGCGTTTGGTGAAAGATGGCGACCAGAAGAAGATACACCCGATTCTTATTTTCACTTCAAACCAGGAAACGGTATACACGATATTCATATGAATCAAGGGAATGTAGAAAAATGGAAAGGTGATAATGGTATATGGCAAGACGGAGGAATACTCATTCACTTCGAAAAGGAGGAAGAATGGATCGGTATCTTTCTTGCCTTCCAGTCGCAGTCATGGTGTACCGACGAAGGTGGACATGCACGTGTTCCGGTTGAGCATTGTGATTATAAGAGGAATAATTGAGGAGAGGAGGGCGTTCAAAAAGAACGCCCTCTTCTTATTTTATAAAACGAAAAACTAACAAGTGTAGAAATACAAGAGAAAAGCAGTGCCACACTAGAAAACGCAATGAGATACATATTATATTTCATCACTTTGCTAATTAGTTGGTTACTATCATATTGGAACAGTCCCGCTATGATGTTGAATAAAAATAAAACGATAAACATGACGATAACCCCGTCTATTGATCCTTTAATGTCTGGTTTACTTAAAGCGATATGTGCGGAAATGCAAATGGCGATAAATAAAAATAACCAAAAGGAAGGATTCAATAAATTACCGATTGTAAATAAGCTTTTCAATAATACAAACGTCGATAAGAGCATGTTTTGGATCATTTCTATATTAATAGAAGTAGAAGCAATCGTTTTTTCGAGAGTTGTATTAAATAAAAAATATGATTCTGGTACGAAATAGCGCATTAAAAGGATTAATGCAGTAATACCAGAAATAATAGGGCCAATGCCGATGAAGAAATTCCCAATTCGTTGATATACACTTTTATGATTGTATTGATGTTGTACGTAGCCTAAAGCCCCTTGACTTGTATCTGTTGGGAAAAACTGCGTTGCTACAATTTTATGACGAAACAGCACGCACATAATGGCATGTCCAAGTTCGTGAATCGGAACACCGATCCAAGCCGTTAATAGGAATCCTTTTCGTCCAAAAGCTCTCGACCAATACATCCGTGTGAGAGATTCTAAATAACCTAATAAAAATCCAATTACAATGATAACGCCAATTAAGGAAAATAATTGGATTATGCTTGTAAGGAGTATTTGAAAAATTGAGTTTACCAATTCCATTATCTTTCATCCAATCTGTTAAAAATGTTATTTGTTCTGTTTCATAATAGCATTATTTTTCAAGATTGCTAGCACATATATTTTCTTTCGGAAGAAGGATTTCATAATCTTTTTCTTGTAGTCATGTTTTATGTACAAAGTCATATATTGAATTTGTAACACCCTATAAGGTATATGCTTAAGGAGGGATTAGAGAATGAAATGTCCGTCATGTCATACAGAACATGCAGTAGAGGCAAAGTTTTGCGGGAATTGTGGACATTCGTTAACGGAAGAAGTAGTGGCAAGTAGTGGCAAAGAAGAAGGGCAGGAACAAGCGCGTGTGGCACAAGAAAAGGAAACGCGTCCAAATGAAACGGTAGAACAAGCGAAGCGGTTTGCGAGCGGCTATTTTCAATTTTTTAAACGTGCATTACAAGCACCGACAGCGATTATGAAAAGCGGCACTATTGAAGTACGAAATGGAATTGTAAGTCTTGTTCTTATTTGTTTTTTAGGAGCATGTATTTTTTATAGAATGATGAGTGCAGCATCAGCAGTTACGAGAACATTTGCACCAGATATATCTACTCCCACGTTTTTTGGAGAATCTATAACGGTCTTTTTCTTTTTATTAATTTTAACTTTATTTGTCGGATTTATTATTTTTGTAAGTGGTAAGATGATGAAATCATCTTTTTCGTTTCTTGAAGTATTTGGTATATGGGGAACGATAGCGACGCCGGCTATTGTCATATTAGTTCTTTCTTTTCTTTTTAGTTTTTTATTAATCTTTTTCTTACCGATATTATTATCGGTAGTTGCAACTTATATAGGGATTAGTATAACTGTAGCCGTATTAAAACTAGACAATGGCGGATTAGATCTCGTTTACACACTTATTATTGCAAATGTTTTAATTGGAATTGCAACGTTCATTGTACTTTGGTCTTACATTAGCACGATAATTCAAGCCTTAACACAGGGAATAACTGGCTTCTAATGAAAAGGTGGTTGACTGAATGAATGTATGTACAAAGTGCGGAGTTCAGTTTGAAGATGGTGTACAATTTTGTCAAAACTGCGGGATGAAGAGGGGAAGTCCTGCAGTAAAGAAGAACATGAGCGGTGGTACAAAAGTTGGCATTACACTGTTAGCACTATTTGTTATAGCGATTATTGGATTGTATTTGTACGGATCATCGTATTATACGCAGGTGGCACAAGTAGACCGGATGATTACGATTTTACAAGAGCGGGACGGAGAGAAATTAGCTGAGATCGTTACGGCAGATGATCCATCGGTTATGATAACGAGAGAGAGTTTAACGCCTCTATTTTCATATATAAAAGAAAATCCATCTTACGTAAATGAATTAAAAGGATATTTGAGACAAGGTGAAAAACAACGGGACGGAATAGAAAGGGCTGATTTTTCATTAACGAAAGACGGAAAGTATTTCTTTATATTTGATCGGTATAAATTGAAAGCGAAGACGTACTATACAACTTTGCTTACAAATGAAAAAGGCGTATCGTTAAAAATGAACGGAAAAGAAATTGATAAGACAGATGACAAAAAGTTTGAGAAGCAATATGGGCCATTTCTTCCGGGAAATCAAGTGTTTCAATCAGAATATAAAAATGACTATGTAAAACTATCACGTGAGGAAAAGGTTGTACTTATGAAACAAAGCCAAAATAACGTAACGATAGATTTAACGTTGCAAGGTCAATATATTACAGTTCAAACGAACGCGCCTGGTGCAACATTGTACGTAAATCAAAAACCAGTTACAGCGCTCGCAGGAGAAGAAATTACATGGGGGCCTGTAGCGACTGATGGAAGCGCGAAAATTTATTTAGAACGAAATGGAGAAAATGGACGGGAAACGACAAAAGTAGAGACGGTAACGGCACTTTCGTCTTATAATCTTCCATTCCAAACGAAAAGTGCAGAAAAAACAGTTGTTTATAATGTTACCCCGTCACCTACGACTGGGTATGTATATAATGGTTTCATCTTTCCTGATAGTGATATTCGAAAATTAACGAGCACAGATTTAACCTATTTATCGAAAGAACAGTTGAAAATTGCTAGAAATGAAATATATGCAAGGCATGGACATATTTTTCAAACGAAAGATATGCAAGCGTATTTTGCAAAACAGTCTTGGTATAGAGAAAATCCTTATTTTACAGGAAAGTTAACAGATATCGAAACTTATAATATTGAACTAATTAAATCAAGAGAATAGAGCGCGGGAAAAAGGTACAGTGCAGATTACTGTACCTTTTTTATGATTATTTAGCTGGACCAGGATCCCTAGAGAAAAAGATATGAAAGAGAAATGTGACTTTACTTGCTCCCCCTGATGTACTGGCTTGCACATCAGATAAAGAACTAGACGTTAAAGCAGCTTCGGAATGAGGAGGGACGATTATTTTAAGCGTATCATCTGATTCTGATGATGCAGTAACTGTTATTGTATCGTCAGAAAAATTTATAATTTTAACAGTACCGACTGGAAAGATGGCCTTGCGAGCGTGTGATGCAGAAGCGAAGCGGGTAGCTTTCCAAATAGTTTGTGAGAAAGTGTCATTGTCAGATAACCAAGCACGAGCACTGTATAAAGTTACACTAACGGTAAACTCCTGTTCAAGCGGAAGGGCGGGTTTCGGTTCTATCGGTTCCTCTGGAAGCTGGACGAGAAGGCCGGCGCACATGTATGTTTCACCTACTTTCAATAGCTACTGTTATAGCATATTAAACATGTTGTTTATAAGACACGACGGTTACCTATTCATGCATAGGTTTGTGCACCAAATTTGAAGATGAAATTCTCTTTCTTTACAATGGAAGTAGGTGTTATTTCTATAAAATATGGAAAACGTAAAGAGTATGTAAAAAAGAAGGAGTGGTAAAGTGAACTATGTCATTATTGGCGGAGATGCAGCTGGTATGAGTGCAGCTATGCAAATTGTTAGAAACGATGAAACTGCAAATGTTGTGACGCTAGAAAAAGGTGAAATCTATTCATACGCTCAGTGCGGATTACCTTATGTTATTAGCGGTGCTATCGCTTCAACTGAAAAATTAGTTGCGCGCAATGTAAAGACATTTCGTGATAAATATGGCATTGATGCAAAAGTGCGTCATGAAGTAACGAAAGTAGATACGGAAAAGAAAATGGTGTACGCAGAACATACGAAGACGAAAGATGTTTTTGAATTTCCATATGATCGATTATTAATTGCGACTGGAGTGCGTCCTGTTATGCCAGAATGGGAGGGACGGGAATTGCAAGGCGTTCATCTTTTAAAAACAAT includes:
- the trpD gene encoding anthranilate phosphoribosyltransferase, which encodes MNNYLRKLVEGQHLTEEEMYKAGLLLLSENILESEIAAFLVLLKAKGETAEEIYGLVRALREKALPFSNHIQGAMDNCGTGGDGAQTFNISTTSAFVLAGAGVKVAKHGNRAVSSKTGSADLLEELGVNISSTPNEIDYLLEHVGIAFLFAPAMHPALRRIMKIRKELNVPTIFNLIGPLTNPVNLETQFVGIYKRDMLLPVAQVLQKLGRKQALVVNGSGFLDEASLQGENHVVLLKDNEIVEMSIDPEKYGFSRVKNEEIRGGNSKENAKITVGVLSGEKSVYRDTVLLNAGLALFANGKTETIEEGIKLAAHSIDSGKALTKLNLLIAASNEKLERVN
- the trpC gene encoding indole-3-glycerol phosphate synthase TrpC, giving the protein MGTILDEIVEQKKKEVAELYEIYTPVKAKRKTHSLVEALQQFTVIAEVKRASPSKGDINLHVDVRKQVGIYEDCGAGAVSVLTDGQFFKGSFHDLQTAREESNIPLLCKDFIIDKIQIDRAYEAGADIILLIVAALTKEKLKELYSYVLEKGLEAIVEVHDEQELETAIVLNPHVIGINNRNLKTFEVDLSQTEKLGKRLNEEKLLWISESGIHSKEDIIRVKRAGAKGVLVGEALMTSSSINSFFEDCKVNI
- a CDS encoding phosphoribosylanthranilate isomerase is translated as MKVKICGITDVETAKSACEYGADALGFVFAESKRKITPERAKEIIQELPANVLKIGVFVNESVEVIQKIADECGLTHVQLHGDEDNHRIRRLNIPSIKALGVTSEDDMKNAQTYETDYILFDSPKEKFHGGNGKKFSWELLAHMPKESREKTILAGGLNALNIEEAIRTVRPYMVDVSSGVEIEGKKDVEKIKQFIIKAKECSK
- the trpB gene encoding tryptophan synthase subunit beta: MNYAYPDEKGHYGIYGGRYVPETLMQSVLELEEAYKEAMQDEAFQKELNHYLKTYVGRETPLYFAENMTKYCGGAKIYLKREDLNHTGAHKINNTIGQALLAVRMGKKKVVAETGAGQHGVATATVCALLGLECVIFMGEEDVRRQKLNVFRMELLGAKVESVAAGSGTLKDAVNEALRYWVSHVHDTHYIMGSVLGPHPFPQIVRDFQSVIGNETKKQYEELEGKLPEAVVACIGGGSNAMGMFYPFVHDEEVALYGVEAAGKGVHTEKHAATLTKGSVGVLHGSMMYLLQNEEGQIQEAHSISAGLDYPGVGPEHSLLKDIGRVSYHSITDEEALEAFQLLTKKEGIIPALESSHAVAYALKLAPQMKEDEGLVICLSGRGDKDVESIKRYMEEV
- the trpA gene encoding tryptophan synthase subunit alpha, which encodes MGVEKIKAAFENGKKAFIPYVMGGDGGLEKLKERIRFLDEAGASIVEIGIPFSDPVADGPTIQRAGKRALDSGVTLKGIFQALAEVRKEVQMPFVLMTYLNPVLAFGKERFIENCMEAGVDGIIVPDLPYEEQNIIAPLLREANIALIPLVTVTSPIERIEKITSESEGFVYAVTVAGVTGVRQNFKEEIHSYLEKVKSHVNLPVVAGFGISTKEHVEEMVTICDGVVVGSKIIELLENEKREEICELIYATKQKEEA
- a CDS encoding DUF4029 domain-containing protein, whose translation is MLRRKLLYLLLTVPLYAWLISMTKIELMALFLGYVFIFSNLNRIQEQSILEICIFSISVELFSIVSIVLLNELFRWIHSFELMKFGNIVLQVICAYIVFVVLDKIVGQQTVFQDNRKWE
- a CDS encoding L-lactate permease — translated: MVILLALIPIIMIFICLFLFKQTSLRSSLISYAVSVGIVLLSPTFRLGISETVHATIKGWLICFIVGYVLFFGIFLFHLMNKMGYIDQVARFLEEVTQDRLLQMLLMCFGICPLIESVSGFGIGFMVAAPIFLSLGYKPFQAVLLSFIGLLASSWGAMATGTIIGSQLINMPLTTLGTNTALLSIPMFAYFIILSLHVVGGWQAIIEKWKEGVGFFLLFSLGIYLSNAYVSVELAGILSSIVTITFGFLIIKLKGKSGQNLITEHAAATEREVSIIKIISPYIFLTVCILLSRLVPALHDLFRSYAVLDLKSYSYKLELLYSPGFWLGMTCLFTIIFFRIPSNIIKQSLLQTIKQWIPFAITTTMFIAISELMGASGMHSLLAKTAGETFGTFFVFVAPFIGAIGGFLTGSNAGSNAMFIKLQMQTAQNVALPWQYVTTLQNTASSVATIACPSRITLGAYLCNIPYRENELLKKTTLMIFGAVLLIVVEVIFWYMLRN